GGCTCCACCCGGTCCCAATCGTATTGCCGCCAGGGGAAAAAAATAAGACGCTCGCGACTGTTGGGAAGATTCTGGATGTGCTGGCGAAGGAGCGCTTTGAGCGAAAGTCGTTGTTGATGGCGGTTGGGGGAGGGGTTGTAGGGGATGTGACGGGATTTGCTGCAGCGATTTACCAGCGAGGGATTCCGTTCGTCCAGGTTCCGACCACATTGGTCGCGCAGGTCGATTCGAGCGTCGGAGGAAAGACCGGAGTCGATCATCGGTTGGGAAAGAATCTCATCGGAGCATTTCACCAGCCCAAGGCCGTCTGGATTGATACCGCGCTTTTGCGTACGCTTCCGAAGCGGGAGTGGATTGCAGGTCTGGCCGAAGTGATCAAATACGGTATCATTGCCGACAAGAGGTTTTTTGCGTATCTCGAACGAACAATGGCGGCTATTCTGCAACTTGAGCCTCAGGCTGTCATGCAGATTGTGAAACGTTCCTGTGAGATCAAGGCCCAGGTGGTGGCAGAGGATGAGCAGGAGTCGGATCGTCGAAGGATTTTGAATTACGGACATACGATCGGACATGCCCTAGAGGCCTTAGGCGGCTATCAGTCGTTGATTCATGGGGAGGCTGTTGGCATTGGGCT
The DNA window shown above is from Nitrospira sp. and carries:
- the aroB gene encoding 3-dehydroquinate synthase, with product MGRAEQRVSVSLKARSYDIVIKPGLIDELAMRLQSIATTERVGIVTDRHVARHYLGAVLEQCEQAGLHPVPIVLPPGEKNKTLATVGKILDVLAKERFERKSLLMAVGGGVVGDVTGFAAAIYQRGIPFVQVPTTLVAQVDSSVGGKTGVDHRLGKNLIGAFHQPKAVWIDTALLRTLPKREWIAGLAEVIKYGIIADKRFFAYLERTMAAILQLEPQAVMQIVKRSCEIKAQVVAEDEQESDRRRILNYGHTIGHALEALGGYQSLIHGEAVGIGLVLEADLARHQGYCDSKTVERIRSVVRSAGLSDRLTSPSMGKVWAAMQHDKKVSQGKVVGVWPSAIGRVRIAPLERATFAEWFHTVPAGARGRSK